A genome region from Glycine max cultivar Williams 82 chromosome 5, Glycine_max_v4.0, whole genome shotgun sequence includes the following:
- the LOC100804368 gene encoding pollen receptor-like kinase 1, which translates to MALSGWHCWTILFIYLSSHFTVVPSFGASDSELLLQVKENLQTHNDELSSWNASIPPCSGARSNWRGVLCHEGKVWGVKLENMGLKGVIDVDSLKGLPYLRTLSFMNNDFEGAWPEIDHLIGLKSIYLSNNKFSGEIPFRTFEGLKWLKKVHLSNNHFTGAVPTSLVLLPRLIELRLEGNKFNGPIPRFTRHNKLKSFSVANNELSGEIPASLRRMPVSSFSGNERLCGGPLGACNSKPSTLSIVVAVVVVCVAVIMIAAVVLFILHRRRNQGSATSVENPPSGCNKGRLREVGSESMRSTRSISSNHSRRGDHTKLSFLRDDRQRFDLHELLRASAEILGSGCFSSSYKAALLNGPTIVVKRFKQMNNVGKEEFQEHMRRLGRLSHPNLLPPLAYYYRKEEKLVVTDYVQNGSLAVRLHGHQSIGEPSLDWPIRLKIVKGIAKGLEYLYKDMPSLIAPHGNLKSSNVLLTESFEPLLTDYGLVPVINQDLAQDIMVIYKSPEYLQQGRITKKTDVWCLGILILEILTGKFPANFLQQGKGSEVSLASWIHSVVPEEWTSAVFDQEMGATKNSEGEMGKLLKIALNCCEGDVDKRWDLKEAVEKIQEVKQRDHDQENFFTSYASEADMKSST; encoded by the exons ATGGCACTAAGTGGTTGGCATTGTTGGACAATACTATTCATCTACCTATCGTCACATTTCACTGTTGTTCCTTCTTTTGGAGCTTCTGACTCTGAATTGCTCCTTCAAGTCAAGGAGAACTTGCAAACCCACAACGATGAATTGTCCTCGTGGAACGCTTCGATTCCTCCTTGTTCTGGTGCTCGTTCCAATTGGCGCGGGGTTCTCTGCCACGAAGGAAAAGTGTGGGGCGTGAAGCTTGAGAACATGGGCCTCAAAGGGGTCATTGATGTGGACTCTCTCAAAGGCTTGCCTTATCTTAGAACGTTGAGTTTCATGAACAATGATTTCGAGGGTGCATGGCCTGAAATTGACCACCTCATTGGTCTAAAGTCTATTTATCTTTCCAACAACAAGTTTTCTGGGGAGATTCCTTTTAGAACTTTTGAAGGGTTGAAGTGGTTGAAGAAGGTTCATTTGTCCAACAACCATTTCACCGGTGCTGTTCCAACTTCGCTCGTATTGTTGCCGAGGCTCATAGAGTTGAGGTTGGAGGGAAACAAATTCAATGGTCCCATTCCACGTTTTACTCGCCATAACAAATTGAAATCATTTAGCGTTGCTAACAATGAGTTGAGTGGCGAAATTCCTGCCTCCCTTAGAAGGATGCCAGTTTCTTCCTTTTCTG GTAATGAAAGGTTATGTGGAGGCCCGTTGGGAGCATGTAATTCGAAGCCCTCGACTTTGAGCATTGTTGTGGCTGTGGTGGTTGTTTGTGTGGCAGTGATTATGATTGCAGCAGTAGTATTATTCATCCTTCACAGAAGAAGAAATCAAGGGTCAGCAACGTCCGTGGAGAATCCACCCTCTGGGTGTAACAAAGGACGTTTGAGGGAAGTGGGTAGTGAAAGTATGAGGTCAACAAGATCAATAAGCTCCAACCACAGCAGAAGAGGGGACCACACGAAGCTATCTTTTCTGAGAGATGATAGGCAGAGGTTTGATTTGCATGAGTTGCTGAGAGCCTCTGCAGAGATTTTGGGCAGTGGCTGTTTTAGCTCTTCTTACAAGGCTGCTTTGTTGAATGGCCCAACAATAGTGGTGAAGAGGTTCAAGCAGATGAACAATGTGGGGAAGGAAGAGTTTCAAGAGCACATGAGAAGGCTAGGGAGGTTGAGCCATCCTAACTTGCTTCCTCCTCTGGCTTACTATTATAGAAAGGAGGAGAAGCTCGTCGTCACTGACTATGTTCAGAATGGCAGCCTAGCTGTTCGCCTTCACg GACACCAATCCATTGGAGAACCAAGCCTTGATTGGCCAATCCGGTTGAAGATAGTGAAAGGCATAGCAAAAGGTCTTGAATATCTATACAAGGACATGCCAAGCCTAATTGCACCCCATGGAAATCTCAAGTCCTCTAATGTTCTCTTGACTGAATCATTCGAGCCACTCCTCACAGACTATGGCTTAGTCCCAGTGATAAACCAGGATCTGGCTCAGGACATCATGGTGATATACAAGTCTCCTGAGTACTTGCAACAAGGAAGAATTACAAAGAAGACTGATGTGTGGTGCCTTGGAATACTAATTCTTGAGATTCTAACTGGGAAGTTCCCTGCTAACTTCTTGCAACAAGGTAAAGGGAGTGAGGTGAGTTTGGCAAGTTGGATTCATTCAGTTGTCCCAGAAGAGTGGACAAGTGCTGTGTTTGATCAAGAAATGGGGGCAACAAAGAACAGTGAGGGAGAGATGGGGAAGCTTCTCAAGATTGCCTTGAATTGTTGTGAAGGGGATGTGGATAAGAGGTGGGAtttgaaagaagcagttgagaAAATCCAGGAGGTCAAGCAGAGGGATCatgatcaagagaatttttttacttcttatGCTAGTGAAGCAGACATGAAGTCTTCAACTTGA
- the LOC100803837 gene encoding U-box domain-containing protein 35 — MSRLIQEKKLGAGRVVAVAIENNKTSQYAAKWAVDNLLPKDQALLLLHVRQRVSSIPTPTGNLVSLEGNDDVARAYMQQMDNESKELFASFRVFCNRKSIQCKEILLEDMDISKGLIEGISKYSVELLVLGAASRSGLVRRFRTSDVPSLVSKGAPPFCTVYIIAKGKISSVKTATAPLTAKPPARNNTMQPQQSLQTPERMDTQITRNPIPPRPSSEKPSYIVRQLSSDEDEIISPFTRSGRGNYISYESSIPDSDISFVSSGRPSVDRMFPSMYDDMDSGTNRLSTGSDFDVRSFGSSFSGAKSIDHGDYSFSSQDSGTSMSSSMFSASDEVEAEMRRLKLELKQTMELYSSACKEAMTAKQKALELQRWKVEEQRKLEDARLAEGTALAMAEREKVKCMAAMEAAETSRKIAELEAQKRMSVESAHKKKNADILSHSPARYRKYTIEEIEEATKFFSNSLKIGEGGYGPVYRSELDHTPVAIKVLKPDAAQGRSQFQQEVEVLSCIRHPNMVLLLGACPEFGCLVYEYMANGSLDDCLFRRGNKPALPWQLRFRIAAEIATGLLFLHQTKPEPLVHRDLKPGNILLDRNYVSKISDVGLARLVPPTVADTVTQYRMTSTAGTFCYIDPEYQQTGMLGIKSDIYSLGIMLLQMITAKPPMGLTHHVGRAIEKGTFADMLDPAVEDWPVEHALHFAKLALACAEMRRKDRPDLGKVVLPELNKLRDFAEENMPMMMMFGMSTGFTPRNNYNYSSSTFSSVQDSMSESQSMSGMSGYESRSSSSSPGRM; from the exons ATGTCAAGGttgattcaagagaagaagctGGGTGCAGGACGTGTTGTGGCAGTGGCAattgaaaacaacaaaacaagccAATATGCAGCGAAATGGGCAGTTGACAATCTTCTTCCCAAAGACCAAGCTCTCCTATTGCTCCATGTTAGGCAAAGAGTATCTTCCATTCCTACGCCAA CGGGAAACCTTGTATCCCTTGAAGGCAACGATGATGTGGCCAGAGCATACATGCAACAAATGGACAACGAATCCAAGGAGCTTTTCGCTTCATTTCGTGTCTTCTGCAATAGAAAGAGC ATACAATGCAAAGAAATCTTATTGGAGGACATGGATATAAGTAAGGGATTAATAGAAGGTATTTCTAAGTATTCCGTGGAGCTTCTGGTACTCGGGGCAGCTTCAAGGAGTGGTCTTGTCAG AAGATTTAGGACATCTGATGTTCCAAGTCTTGTGTCCAAAGGGGCACCACCATTCTGCACTGTGTACATTATTGCCAAAGGAAAAATCTCATCTGTGAAAACTGCAACTGCTCCACTAACTGCTAAACCTCCAGCCCGTAACAATACAATGCAGCCGCAGCAGTCTCTCCAAACTCCTGAGAGAATGGATACACAAATAACACGTAACCCCATCCCACCACGAC CATCATCAGAGAAGCCATCATACATTGTCCGCCAGCTATCATCAGATGAAGACGAAATCAT ATCACCATTCACCAGATCTGGTAGAGGAAATTACATATCATACGAGTCCTCAATTCCCGACTCTGATATTTCATTCGTGAGCAGTGGAAGGCCAAGTGTTGATAGGATGTTCCCTTCAATGTATGATGATATGGACTCTGGAACTAATCGGCTTTCAACAGGCTCAGATTTTGATGTCAGAAGCTTTGGTTCTTCATTCTCAGGAGCCAAGTCAATAGATCATGGTGACTATTCATTCAGTTCACAAGACAGTGGGACATCGATGTCATCGTCAATGTTTTCAGCTTCG GATGAAGTGGAAGCTGAAATGAGGAGACTGAAGCTAGAACTGAAGCAGACAATGGAATTGTACAGCTCAGCGTGTAAGGAAGCTATGACAGCAAAGCAAAAG GCACTAGAACTTCAGCGTTGGAAAGTGGAAGAACAAAGGAAATTGGAAGACGCACGATTAGCTGAAGGAACAGCATTGGCAATGGCTGAGAGGGAGAAAGTTAAATGTATGGCTGCCATGGAGGCAGCAGAAACATCTCGAAAAATTGCAGAGTTGGAAGCACAAAAGAGAATGAGTGTAGAGTCCGCTCACAAGAAGAAGAACGCAGATATCCTTTCACATAGTCCTGCCAGGTACAGAAAATACACTATAGAGGAGATAGAAGAGGCAACAAAATTCTTTTCCAACTCTCTCAAGATTGGCGAAGGTGGTTATGGACCAGTCTACAGGTCTGAACTAGACCACACGCCAGTTGCAATAAAAGTGTTAAAACCAGATGCAGCTCAGGGACGTTCACAGTTTCAGCAGGAG GTTGAAGTGCTAAGTTGCATAAGGCATCCAAACATGGTTCTCCTCCTTGGAGCATGCCCAGAGTTTGGGTGCTTAGTGTATGAGTACATGGCTAATGGAAGTTTGGATGATTGCCTCTTCCGGAGAGGCAACAAACCAGCTCTTCCTTGGCAACTAAGATTCCGAATTGCTGCAGAGATTGCCACCGGGCTCCTTTTCCTACACCAGACGAAGCCCGAACCCCTGGTGCATCGCGACTTAAAACCCGGAAACATTTTGCTTGACCGTAACTATGTGAGCAAGATCAGTGATGTGGGATTGGCAAGGCTTGTCCCTCCTACAGTTGCAGACACAGTGACACAGTATCGCATGACATCAACTGCTGGAACTTTCTGTTACATTGACCCTGAGTATCAGCAAACGGGCATGCTGGGAATCAAATCTGATATTTATTCACTGGGGATCATGCTTCTACAGATGATAACAGCCAAGCCACCAATGGGACTGACTCACCATGTTGGAAGAGCTATTGAGAAGGGGACTTTTGCGGATATGCTCGACCCAGCCGTTGAGGACTGGCCAGTTGAACATGCCTTGCATTTTGCCAAGCTTGCATTGGCGTGTGcagaaatgagaagaaaagataGACCTGATCTTGGAAAAGTTGTATTGCCTGAGCTCAACAAACTCAGAGATTTTGCTGAAGAAAACATGCCCATGATGATGATGTTCGGTATGTCCACTGGATTCACTCCCAGAAACAACTACAATTACTCAAGCTCCACCTTTTCCTCAGTTCAA gaCTCCATGAGTGAATCCCAGTCAATGTCAGGGATGTCTGGATATGAAAGCCGCTCAAGCTCATCGTCACCGGGGAGAATGTAA